The Thioclava sp. GXIMD4216 genome contains the following window.
CCCGCATGACCTCCCTTCCCCCGCTTTCGCGCATCCTGTCAGACAATGCCGCACAGCTTGGCCTGAGCCGACCTGCCGCGATGTGTCTGGGGGCAATCTGGCGCGCGGCACAGAACCCCTCGGCAGATGATCTGGTCACCCTTCTGGGCATTTCGCGCTCGAATGTCTCGACCGCCCTGAAGGAGCTGCGGGAAATCGGCTTGGTCCAGCAGGCCCGCAGCCCCGGCAGCCGGAAGGATTTCTATGTGGCGGATGCGGATCCCTGGGCCCTGCTGCGCAAGCTGATGATCGAGCGCCAGCGCAAGACGTTCGAACCTCTGGCCGAGGCCTTTGCCGCCCATGCCACCGAAGACCCGCGACTGCCCGCGCTGGCCGAGATCTCGTCGCAACTCAACATCTGGCTGCGGCAACTGACGGCGCTCGACCCTGACAGCCTTGCGAAGGCCACCGCAGCCGATCCGACGAAGCTACTGAAAAAGAATAAAAAGAAAGACTGACGCGCGGCCATACCGTCGCGCCATGCGCCAAGGCCCCGCCCTGCAGAGGCGCACCATGCCACCGCAGGAAAAAGCCCGAAGCCGGTCTCATGGCTTCGGGCATGCTCTGTCCGGACTTAGCGTTCGGTCTGGATATCGAACCCCAGATGCTTGGCGACCGCGAAGATATCCTTGTCGCCGCGCCCGCACATATTCATCACGATGATATGGTCTTTGGGCAGGGTCGGCGCGATCTTCATGACATGCGCCAGCGCATGGCTGGGCTCGAGCGCAGGAATGATGCCTTCGGTACGGCAGGAGAACTGGAACGCCTCCAGCGCCTCTTTATCGGTGATCGAGACATAGTTCGCACGGCCCGTATCATGCAACCAGGCATGTTCCGGCCCGATACCGGGATAGTCGAGACCCGCCGAGATCGAATGGCCCTCAAGGATCTGGCCATCGGCATCTTGCAGAAGATAGGTGCGGTTGCCATGCAGCACCCCCGGACGCCCGCCGGTCAGCGAGGCGCAATGCTCCATCTTCTCGTTCACGCCGTGCCCGCCCGCCTCGACGCCGATGATATTCACCGATTTGTCGTTCAGGAACGGATAGAACAGCCCCATCGCATTCGACCCGCCGCCAAGGGCCGCCACCAGCGTATCGGGCAGACGGCCCTCGCCTTCCTGCTCGGCCAGCTGCCAGCGCACCTCCTTGCCGATGATCGACTGGAAATCGCGCACGATCATCGGGTAGGGATGCGGGCCAGCCGCCGTGCCGATGCAGTAGAACGTGTCGCGCACATTGGTCACCCAATCGCGCAGCGCTTCGTTCATGGCATCTTTCAGCGTGGCACGACCGGAGGTCGCGGGCACCACTTCGGCCCCCAGAAGACGCATGCGGAAGACGTTGGGCGCCTGACGCTCGACATCGGTCGCGCCCATATAGACCACGCATTTCAGACCGAATTTGGCACAAACCGTGGCCGTTGCCACACCATGCTGCCCCGCGCCGGTTTCCGCGATGATACGGGTCTTGCCCATGCGCTTGGCCAGCAGGATCTGGCCGATCACGTTATTGATCTTATGCGCGCCGGTATGGTTGAGCTCGTCGCGCTTGAGGTAGATCTTGGCACCGCCCAGCTCTTCGGTCATGCGGGGCGCGTAATATAACGGCGAGGGGCGGCCGACATAATGCTTCCACAGATCGTCCATCTCGGCCCAGAAGGTCGGGTCGACTTTGGCGCGCTCGTATTCCGCCTCCAGATCGAGGATCAGCGGCATCAGCGTTTCCGAGACGAAACGCCCGCCATAGATCCCGAACCGGCCATTATCGTCCGGCACATTCATGAAGCTGTTGATCAGATCGTCGGCCATGACCTTCTCCCTTATGTTTGCCCCCATGTAACCCTGCTGGGGGCGAAGATAAAGCGGGCGATTGCGCTTTTGCGTGATAACAGACGATCTGCCCCAAAAAACAGCGCGCCGGTAGGGCGATCCGTTCTTGCGCGCGGGGCGGGGAAGATCAGTGGCGCAACGCGTTGAAGGCCTTGCGATAGTGCGACGGCGACGTATTCTCCCAGCGGCGGAACGCACGGACAAAGGCGCTGGGTTCGGAATAGCCCAGCTCTGCCGCGATATGCGAGATCGACAGGCGCGACCCTTCCAGATAGCGGCA
Protein-coding sequences here:
- a CDS encoding MarR family transcriptional regulator, producing MTSLPPLSRILSDNAAQLGLSRPAAMCLGAIWRAAQNPSADDLVTLLGISRSNVSTALKELREIGLVQQARSPGSRKDFYVADADPWALLRKLMIERQRKTFEPLAEAFAAHATEDPRLPALAEISSQLNIWLRQLTALDPDSLAKATAADPTKLLKKNKKKD
- the trpB gene encoding tryptophan synthase subunit beta — its product is MADDLINSFMNVPDDNGRFGIYGGRFVSETLMPLILDLEAEYERAKVDPTFWAEMDDLWKHYVGRPSPLYYAPRMTEELGGAKIYLKRDELNHTGAHKINNVIGQILLAKRMGKTRIIAETGAGQHGVATATVCAKFGLKCVVYMGATDVERQAPNVFRMRLLGAEVVPATSGRATLKDAMNEALRDWVTNVRDTFYCIGTAAGPHPYPMIVRDFQSIIGKEVRWQLAEQEGEGRLPDTLVAALGGGSNAMGLFYPFLNDKSVNIIGVEAGGHGVNEKMEHCASLTGGRPGVLHGNRTYLLQDADGQILEGHSISAGLDYPGIGPEHAWLHDTGRANYVSITDKEALEAFQFSCRTEGIIPALEPSHALAHVMKIAPTLPKDHIIVMNMCGRGDKDIFAVAKHLGFDIQTER